In Antricoccus suffuscus, one DNA window encodes the following:
- the argJ gene encoding bifunctional glutamate N-acetyltransferase/amino-acid acetyltransferase ArgJ, translated as MSVTKPKGFRASGVTAGFKDSGKSDLALVVNDGPSHAAACVFTSNRCKANPVLWSEEVIKDGEVAAIILNSGGANCYTGAPGFQLTHATAEALATELSISSGDVLVCSTGLIGPLFSADKMLAAVPNVVAALSTDGADAAATAIMTTDTVSKQATYDGPGWSIGAMAKGAGMLAPALATMLIVITTDVDLAPAQLDEALRVACATSFNRLDSDGCQSTNDTVALLASGAAQISPDLAEFTDALSSVCVDIALQLMQDAEGASHDLYITTTHAASEADALEVSRSVARSNLFKCAVFGNDPNWGRVLAAAGTTTAAFEPHQLDVAINGIWVCKDGQGAADPESVDMTPRKCEILIDLKAGDAEVTVWSNDLTHDYVHENSAYST; from the coding sequence GTGAGCGTCACCAAACCAAAGGGATTCCGGGCTTCCGGCGTCACCGCCGGCTTCAAGGACAGCGGCAAGTCCGACCTGGCGCTCGTCGTCAATGACGGTCCGAGCCACGCGGCGGCGTGCGTGTTCACCTCCAATCGGTGCAAGGCCAATCCGGTCCTGTGGAGCGAAGAGGTCATCAAAGACGGCGAAGTGGCCGCGATCATCCTTAATTCCGGCGGGGCGAACTGCTACACGGGCGCGCCAGGCTTTCAGCTCACGCACGCGACTGCCGAGGCGCTCGCGACCGAGCTGAGCATCTCGTCCGGCGACGTACTGGTCTGCTCGACCGGGCTCATCGGCCCGTTGTTCAGCGCCGACAAGATGCTTGCCGCCGTACCTAATGTCGTGGCCGCACTGAGCACCGACGGTGCTGACGCCGCCGCCACCGCGATCATGACCACCGACACGGTCAGCAAGCAGGCGACCTACGACGGCCCCGGCTGGTCGATCGGCGCGATGGCCAAGGGCGCGGGCATGCTCGCGCCGGCGCTCGCCACGATGCTCATCGTCATCACCACCGACGTCGACCTCGCGCCGGCGCAGCTCGACGAGGCGCTGCGGGTCGCCTGCGCGACCTCCTTCAACCGGCTCGACTCCGATGGCTGTCAGTCCACCAACGACACGGTCGCACTGCTGGCCAGCGGCGCCGCGCAGATCAGCCCAGATCTCGCAGAGTTCACCGATGCACTGAGCAGCGTGTGCGTCGACATCGCGCTGCAGTTGATGCAGGACGCGGAGGGCGCCTCGCACGATCTCTACATCACCACCACGCACGCGGCCAGCGAAGCCGATGCGCTGGAGGTTTCCCGGTCGGTCGCGCGCAGCAACCTGTTTAAGTGCGCTGTGTTCGGCAATGATCCCAACTGGGGCAGGGTTCTTGCGGCGGCCGGTACGACGACCGCGGCGTTCGAACCGCACCAGCTCGACGTCGCGATCAACGGCATCTGGGTGTGCAAGGACGGCCAGGGCGCCGCGGATCCCGAGTCCGTTGACATGACGCCGCGCAAGTGCGAGATCCTCATTGATCTCAAGGCTGGCGACGCGGAAGTCACCGTGTGGAG